A region of the Nevskia ramosa DSM 11499 genome:
TCGACGCAGCGGCCGGTGATCACGATGTCGGCACCGTCGCCGAGCGCCGCAGCAATCGGGAAGGCACCGAGATAGGCGTTGAAGCTCCACGGGCTGGCCGGCAGCGGCTCGCCGCTGAACATCTCGCGCAGCTGCGCGAACTCCGCTGCGCGCGGCAGCAGGTCGTCGCCGGTGACGATGGCGATCTTCAGCACGATGCCTTGGGCGGCGAGCTTTTCCTCCAGCGCGGCCTTGCAGGCCTGCGGGTTGACGCCGCCGGCGTTGGTGACCACGCGGATGCCACGCGCCTTGAGGTCTTCGGCCAGCGCGGCCAGCACGCCGGGCAGATCGGTGGCATAGCCTGCCGCGGGGTCCTTGGCTCGGGCCCGTGCCAGCAGGGACATGGTGATCTCCGCCAGGTAGTCGAGCACCAGCACGTCGATCTCGCCGGAGCGCACCAGCTGGCGCGGACCTTCCGCGGAATCGCCCCAGAAACCGGCTCCGCAGCCGATGCGCAGACGAGGCCTCACGTTCAGCGACCGGTGTAGTGCGGCGCGCGCTTGTCGACGAACGAAGCGCGTCCTTCCTGCGCGTCCGCCGTCGACGCCATCGCCGCGAACATGGCCTGCGAGTACTCCAGCGCATCGCGCAGGCTCAGGTCGCGGATGGCGTTGAAGGTCTGCTTGCCCAGGCGCACCGCGGTCGGCGAAGCGCTGGTCACGCGGGCGAGCAGCCAGTCCAGTTTCTCGTCGAGCTGCGCACGCGGAACGATGTAGTTGACGATGCCCCAGTCCAGCGCTTCCTGGGCGGTGAACTGTTCGCCGGTGATGCAGATTTCCTGCAGGCGCCGCGCCGGGATCACCCGCAGCATGTGCGGCAGGATGGTCATCGGTGTCATGCCGATCCGGGACTCCGGCGCGCCGATGCGGATGTCGTCCGCGGCCACCGCCATGTCGCAGGCGCACAGCAGTCCGAAGCCGCCGGCCAGGGCATGGCCGTTGACACGCGCGATGATCGGCAGCGTGCAATCCTGGATGCGCTTGAACAACTCCACCATGTAGTGCTGCGGGCGCGAATAGTCGACGCCGAAGGGATTGCCGTCCGCGTTCTTCTGCAGATCGCCACCCGCGCAGAACGCCTTGTCGCCGGCACCGGTGAGCACGATGGCGCGGCAGGCGCGGTCGGCCACGGCGTTACCGATGCCCTCGCCGAGCAGCCGGATGACTTCCTCGTTGATGGCGTTGCGTCGCTCGGCGCGATTGAGGGTGATCCACTGCACGCTGTCACGGCGTTCGACGAGAACGAGGGAGGTCATCGGGGCTCCGGATAAGGCGGCCGCCGGGATGGCGCGTCCGCAGACGGGATGCATTACTCATTGGAAAACTTCTTGTTGTCAATGCTTTGGCAACGATCCAGCGCCATCGATACTGAAAAGAATGGAGCTTGATGTTCCTCGTCGTTCCTGCGAGATTTCCCTTGGTGAGTTCAACTCAATTTCGAGGACGATGGCGATGCCCGAGGGTTTCTGCAGCTGCTTCATCCTGGCCTGCACCGGGCGGCAGTCATGAGTGATGCCGACCTGCTGCTCGATGAGCTCTGGCAGCACCCGAGCGCCTTTCGGGCGGACCTGTTCGCCGGCCAGGTGGCGCTGGTCTGCGGCGGTGGCAGCGGCATCGGTCGCGCCGTGGCGCTGCTCATGGCACGCCTGGGTGCCACGGTGGTGGTCACCGGCCGCAAGCAGGACAAGCTCGACCGGGTGGTCGACTACGCCCGGGCGCAGGGCGCGAAGATGCACGGCTACGCCGCGCAGCTGCGCGAGCACGACCAGGTGCTGGCGCTGTACGAGCGCATCGAAACCGAGGTCGGCATGCCGGACGTGGTGATCAACAGCGCCGGCGGCCAGTTCCCGCAGAACGCCATCGACATCAGCCCCGGCGGCTGGAACGCGGTGATCACCAACAATCTCAACAACACCTGGTTCGTGATGCAGCGCGCGGCGCAGCGCTGGCGCGACCTGAAGCGCGGTGGTTCGATCGTCAACGTGATCGTGGTGCTGGAGCGCGGCATGCCGGGCGTGGCGCACACGCAGGCCGCACGTGCGGGCATCGTCGGCGCCATGCGCACGGTGGCGGTGGAATGGGCGCCGCTGGGCATCCGCGTCAACTGCGTGGCGCCAGGGCTCACCGCGAGCGAAGGTCTGGACGTCTATCCGGCCGAGGCAGTGGCCGAGTTTCCGCTGGCCAATCCGCTCAAGCGTCCGGGTTCGACGATGGAGATCGCCGAGTCCTGCGTGTTCCTGTCCTCGCCCAGCGCCAGCTTCATCACCGGCGAGACGCTGACCGTCGACGGCGGCGGCAAGCTATGGGGCGAACTGTGGCTGGCCGGACGTCCCGCGTGGTACCGGTCGCCGGCTTGCTAGGCACTGGCTCTTTTCCAGCGAACGCAGGTGGCCGCTACGCACTCACGCCGGTCCAAGTAAAAATCCTTGGGAGAGCATCGATGAAGCTGGATGTGGAGAACCTGTACGACCGCCGCGCGGACCACCGCTGGGAGCGCGTCTGCGTTGGCGACATCTTCGAGCGCATGACCTGGAGTCGGCCGGACAAGCTGGCGCTGGTGGCGGCGCCCTGCGCGGTGCGCGATCCGCGATTCACGCGGGTCACCTACCGGCAGGCGGACGAGGCAGCAAACGCGATCGCCCACGGTCTGCTGGCGCACGGCCTGGTGCGCGGCGCGCGCGTGGCACTGTTCTGCGACAACTCCATCGAAGCCTTCCTGACCAAGATCGCCTGCGCCAAGGCCGGCCTGGTGGCGATGCCGCTCAACACCATGATGGCCGCCGACATGCTCGAGCACTCGCTGCGGCAGGTGGGCGCGGCGGCCGCGATCATCGATGCCGAAGCCTGGCCCCGGGCGAAAGGCCCGCTGACGGCAGTCGGCCTTCCGGTTCTTGCGGCGATCGTCACCCGAGACGGCGACAGCGCCGGGCTGCCATCTCTGGCGCAGCTGATGCACGGCCAGCCGGTGACCGAGCCCGAGGTCCGCATCCACGGCGACGACATCTGGGAAATCCTGATGACTTCAGGCACCACCGCGATGCCGAAGGCGGTGATGATCTCCCACACCTGCACCTATCTCGCAGGCCTCAACCAGGCCTCGGCATATTCGCGCGGCGTGCCGTTCGAGTCCGACTACCGCATCTGCTCGTTCCTGCCGATGATCTATCACGTCGGCGACCAGATCTTTCCGATGTCGGCCCTGCTCTCTGGCGGCAGCGTGGTGCTGGGTCGCACGCCGACGCCGGCCAATCTCTGCGCCGCCATCGAACGCGAACGCCCGTCGACCTATTTCGTCGGATCGCCACAGTTCCTGGCCGACCTGGTCCGCACCGCCGAGGCCTCCGATCCGGTGCCGGATCTGAGCAGCCTGCGCATCGTGGTCTACGGCTGGGGCGCGGTTGATCCGGCCGTACGCGAGCGGCTCAGGCGGCTGAGCCCGCAGGCCAACCTCGTCGGCATCTTCGGCCAGACCGAATGCATCGCGCTGCACCGCTTTCCGGTCGAGCAGTATTCCGAGGTGTATCAGCAGACCGCGCCGGCAACCAACGTCGTCGGCCTGCCGACGCCACTGCTCGCATCGACGGTGATGGACGAAGACGGCCACTCGCTGCACGACCAGCCCGGGGTGCGCGGCGAGGTGGTGTATCGCTCGCCGGTCATCACCGCAGGCTACTTCCGCGACGAGCCGGCGACGCGCGCCGCCTTTCGTCACGGCTGGTTCCATAGCGGTGACCTGTGCGAATTCCGTGACGATGGACTGCGGGTGATGGTGGATCGCTACAAGGACGTGGTGAAGTCCGGAGGCGAGAACGTGTCCAGCCTCCGAGTGGAATCCATCGTCGCGCAGTTTCCCGGCGTCGCCCGCGTCGCCGTTGTCGGCCTGCCGGACCCGCGCTGGGGCGAGACGGTCACCGCGGTCGTCGTGCCGCGGCCGAACGAAGCGATCGATGAAACGGCGCTGATCGCGTTCTGTCGTGCACGTCTTGCCGGCTTCGAAACACCCAAGCGCGTGGTGCTGATGGACGATCTGCCGGCGACCGTCGGCGGCAAGGTGCTCAAGTACAAGCTGCGCGAAATGCTCACGCCACGCTGAGCCCTCGTTGTGTTCCGGGGCGCGCTTTGTCAGCCCGCCTGCTTCTACTTCGCCGGCTTGAACGTCTTCTCGACGTAGGCCCGAATGCCTGCGGCCGTATCGGGGCTCGCCCAGTGCGCCAGTGCCTGCTGGTCGTAGGCCGGACCCTCGGCACGAATCCGGGCGATTGATGCCGCGCGCAGCGCCTGCTTGGTCAGGGCAAAGGCTTGCAAGGGAACCGTGGCCAGCGATTCCGCCAGCGCGATGGCGCGTTCGAGCACCTGCCCGGATGCCAGCACTTCATCGGCCAGTCCCCGTTGCAAGGCGTCCTCGCCGGCAAAGGTGTCGGCGCCGTACAACACGCTCTGCAGATACCGGTGGGTGACTGCGAAACGCATGATCTCCAGAGCGCTCATGGGCAGCGGAACACCGACCTTGAGTTCGGGCACGCCCGTTCGTGCGCCTTCGGCGAGCACCCGCTGATCGGCCGCGCAGGCCAGCACGCAACCACCCGCGATGGCCGCGCCATTGATCGCTGCGACCACCGGCTTCGGGCATTCGAACACCGCGTTGAACATCTCGCTGAGTGCTGGCAGGAAGCGTTCGACATAGGCCATCCCGCCGTCGACGATGCGCAGCAGGTCCACCCCGGCCGAGAAGATGCGGCCCTGGCCGACCATGACGACCGCCCGGCATGGGTCCGACGCCAAGGCGCGGAACTGGTCGGCCAGCGCCGCACAGAACTCCACATCCATGGTGTTGGCCTTGCCATGGCTCAGGGTCAGCACCGC
Encoded here:
- a CDS encoding class I adenylate-forming enzyme family protein yields the protein MKLDVENLYDRRADHRWERVCVGDIFERMTWSRPDKLALVAAPCAVRDPRFTRVTYRQADEAANAIAHGLLAHGLVRGARVALFCDNSIEAFLTKIACAKAGLVAMPLNTMMAADMLEHSLRQVGAAAAIIDAEAWPRAKGPLTAVGLPVLAAIVTRDGDSAGLPSLAQLMHGQPVTEPEVRIHGDDIWEILMTSGTTAMPKAVMISHTCTYLAGLNQASAYSRGVPFESDYRICSFLPMIYHVGDQIFPMSALLSGGSVVLGRTPTPANLCAAIERERPSTYFVGSPQFLADLVRTAEASDPVPDLSSLRIVVYGWGAVDPAVRERLRRLSPQANLVGIFGQTECIALHRFPVEQYSEVYQQTAPATNVVGLPTPLLASTVMDEDGHSLHDQPGVRGEVVYRSPVITAGYFRDEPATRAAFRHGWFHSGDLCEFRDDGLRVMVDRYKDVVKSGGENVSSLRVESIVAQFPGVARVAVVGLPDPRWGETVTAVVVPRPNEAIDETALIAFCRARLAGFETPKRVVLMDDLPATVGGKVLKYKLREMLTPR
- a CDS encoding enoyl-CoA hydratase-related protein, which produces MTSLVLVERRDSVQWITLNRAERRNAINEEVIRLLGEGIGNAVADRACRAIVLTGAGDKAFCAGGDLQKNADGNPFGVDYSRPQHYMVELFKRIQDCTLPIIARVNGHALAGGFGLLCACDMAVAADDIRIGAPESRIGMTPMTILPHMLRVIPARRLQEICITGEQFTAQEALDWGIVNYIVPRAQLDEKLDWLLARVTSASPTAVRLGKQTFNAIRDLSLRDALEYSQAMFAAMASTADAQEGRASFVDKRAPHYTGR
- a CDS encoding SDR family oxidoreductase; this translates as MSDADLLLDELWQHPSAFRADLFAGQVALVCGGGSGIGRAVALLMARLGATVVVTGRKQDKLDRVVDYARAQGAKMHGYAAQLREHDQVLALYERIETEVGMPDVVINSAGGQFPQNAIDISPGGWNAVITNNLNNTWFVMQRAAQRWRDLKRGGSIVNVIVVLERGMPGVAHTQAARAGIVGAMRTVAVEWAPLGIRVNCVAPGLTASEGLDVYPAEAVAEFPLANPLKRPGSTMEIAESCVFLSSPSASFITGETLTVDGGGKLWGELWLAGRPAWYRSPAC
- a CDS encoding enoyl-CoA hydratase/isomerase family protein, encoding MFEIARKNDIAVLTLSHGKANTMDVEFCAALADQFRALASDPCRAVVMVGQGRIFSAGVDLLRIVDGGMAYVERFLPALSEMFNAVFECPKPVVAAINGAAIAGGCVLACAADQRVLAEGARTGVPELKVGVPLPMSALEIMRFAVTHRYLQSVLYGADTFAGEDALQRGLADEVLASGQVLERAIALAESLATVPLQAFALTKQALRAASIARIRAEGPAYDQQALAHWASPDTAAGIRAYVEKTFKPAK